A window of Streptomyces sp. Je 1-332 genomic DNA:
TAGTTCTTCACCAGGGCGTGGTTGAGCGCGGGCGTCGGGATGACTCCGCTCGCGAAGCCGACGACGATGATCCGCCCCTCGAAGGCGACACACTTGGTGGACTGCGTGTACGCGTCGCCGCCCACGGGGTCGTAGACGACATCGGCGCCACGACCGCCGGTGGCTTCCTTGACGGCGCCGATGACGTTATCCGTACGCCGGTCGATGACGACATCGCAGCCGAGCTCCCGCGCGACCTCGGCCTTCGCCGCGCCGCCGACGACGCCGATGACCTTGGCGCCCGCCGCCTTGCCGAGCTGGACGGCGGCGCTGCCCACTCCCCCGGCGGCCGCGTGCACCAGGAGCGTCTCGCCCTCCTGGAGGTGCGCGCGGCGGTGGAGGCCGAACCAGCCCGTCTGGTAGCCGATGTGCAGGGCTGCGGCCTCGGCGTCGTCCAGGGCGTCGGGCGCGGGCAGCACGGCCGCCGCGTCCGCGATGGCGTACTCCGCGAAACCTCCGTACGGGAGAGCGGGGTTGGCGATCACGCGCCGTCCGTCCTCGGTCTCGCCGCAGATCTCCACGCCGGGCGTGAACGGCAGCGGGGGCGTGATCTGGTACTGCCCGCGGCAGAGCAGGGCGTCGGGGAAGTTGATGTTGGCGGCGCGGACCTTGAGGAGCAGCTGTCCGTCGCCGGGCACCGGCCGGTCCACGTCCTCGAGGCGCATCACCGCGCCCGGCTCGCCGTTCTGGTGCACTTGCCATGCCTGCATGCGGGGCCTCCACGGGGCTTTCGTAGACCGGGCTCCGTCGCATACTAAGCGGTCGCTTGCAGCCAGGGGAACCGTCTCGTCAGTCCGTTGTGCGCTTCTGCCGGGAGGGCTGTGCCCGTACGTGCATCCGCTCGCCCTGCGGCCCGAAGAGGCTGAGGAATTCCGCGGGCCCCTCCCCCGTGGACCCGAACCAGTGCGGGAGCCTGGTGTCGAACTCCGCGGCCTCGCCGGCCGTGAGGACCACGTCGTGATCGGCGAGGACGAGCCGTAGCCGGCCGGAGAGCACATACAGCCACTCGTAGCCCTCGTGGGTCTTGAGGTCGGGCTCCGCGGAACGCTTGGGCTCGAACACCTTGTACGCCTGGAGGCCCCCGGGCTGGCGGGTCAACGGGACCATCGTGCGGCCGTGCCGGACGATCGGCTTCGCTCGCACCCGCGGGTCACCGACGGGCGGGGCGCCGACCAGCTCGTCCAGCGGGACCTGGTGGGCGCGGGCGATGGGGAGCAGGAGTTCGAGGCTGGGCTTGCGGTGGCCGGACTCCAGACGGGAGAGGGTGCTCACGGAGATGCCGGTGGCGGCGGCGAGGCCCGCCAGCGTCGCACCGCGCTCCTTGCGGATTCTCCGCAGCCGGGGGCCCACCTCGGCCAGGACGCCGTCGAGACGCGCACTGTCGTCATCGTTCTCTGCCATGCCTTCATTGCAGTATCGGCAAAGCCAATTGTCAATCCCGCACGCCATGCGCGGGGCGTGCGCCGCCCGGACGCACGGGCGCGGACATGAGTTCCGTACCGGGCATGGAGCTTTGCAGCGTTACGCGATAGCGATGCGGCCATGACGGACCACGCGAACGAAAGCATGCTGCCGGGGCTGCCGGCCCCCGCCCCGCCGGGCACGAGCGCCCTGCCCGAAGGAACGTACGAGGGGGTGGTGGTCCTGGTGACCGGCGGCGGGAGCGGCCTCGGCAAGGCGATCGCGACGGAGTTCGCGCGGCTCGGCGCGGATCTGGTGATCGCGGGCCGCAAGGAGGAGCGGCTCAAGGCGGCGCGGGACGAACTCGCCGGCCTCGGTGGGCGGGTGGCGGCCAGGCCCTGCGACATCCGGGACCCGGACCGCGTAGCCCAGGTCTTCGAGGCGGCGCAGGACGCGTTCGGACTGCCGGACGTCCTGATCAACAACGCGGCGGCGAACTTTCCCGTGCCCGCCGA
This region includes:
- a CDS encoding XRE family transcriptional regulator, translating into MAENDDDSARLDGVLAEVGPRLRRIRKERGATLAGLAAATGISVSTLSRLESGHRKPSLELLLPIARAHQVPLDELVGAPPVGDPRVRAKPIVRHGRTMVPLTRQPGGLQAYKVFEPKRSAEPDLKTHEGYEWLYVLSGRLRLVLADHDVVLTAGEAAEFDTRLPHWFGSTGEGPAEFLSLFGPQGERMHVRAQPSRQKRTTD
- a CDS encoding NADPH:quinone oxidoreductase family protein, translated to MQAWQVHQNGEPGAVMRLEDVDRPVPGDGQLLLKVRAANINFPDALLCRGQYQITPPLPFTPGVEICGETEDGRRVIANPALPYGGFAEYAIADAAAVLPAPDALDDAEAAALHIGYQTGWFGLHRRAHLQEGETLLVHAAAGGVGSAAVQLGKAAGAKVIGVVGGAAKAEVARELGCDVVIDRRTDNVIGAVKEATGGRGADVVYDPVGGDAYTQSTKCVAFEGRIIVVGFASGVIPTPALNHALVKNYSVLGLHWGLYNAKDPQAILRCHEELTQLAAKGAIKPLISERVPLGEAAAAVQRVADGVTTGRVAVVPGGGDA